The sequence CGATATGCAGGACGAGAACATTGTATTTGGTGGCGAAGCAAAATTGAAAGACGCAATCCGCGAAGCTTTCGAAGCTTTCAACCCAAAGTCAATTGGTATCTTCTCAACTTGTCCGGTTGGTTTGATCGGTGACGACGTTCACGCTGTTGCCCGCGAAATGAAAGAAGAGCTGGGAATTAACATTTTCGGATTTAGCTGCGAAGGTTACCGTGGAGTATCACAGTCGGCCGGTCACCACATTGCCAACAACGGAATTTTCAAACACGTTGTAGGTAATACCGATCGCGAACGTACCGGTAAATTCCAGGTGAACCTGATGGGTGAATACAATATTGGTGGTGATGCTTTCGAGATTGAAAGAATCTTCGAAGAATGCGGAATAACACTGCTTTCAACATACAGTGGTAACTCAACAGTTGAGAGTTTTGCCTACTCGCACACTGCCGATCTGAACATGGTTATGTGTCACCGTTCTATCAACTACATTGCCGAAATGATGGAAGAGAAATACGGTATTCCATGGGTTAAAGTAAACTTTATCGGAGCTGATTCTACTGCAAAATCGTTACGCAAAATTGCTGATTACTTTGGCGATAAGGAATTGTCTGCAAAAATTGAAGAGGTTATTGCCCGCGAGCAGTTGAAAGTTAAAGCTGTTGCCGAAGCTGTTAAACCAAAAGTTGAAGGCAAACTGGCAATGATGTTCGTTGGTGGTTCACGCGCCCACCACTACCAGGATCTGTTTAATGAACTGGGTGTTCGTGTAGTTTCTGCAGGTTACGAGTTCGCTCACCGCGACGATTACGAAGGACGTGAAGTAATTCCGAACATTAAAATCGACGCCGACACACGTAACATCGAAGACCTTGTGGTTAGCAAAGACGAAGAAAATTTCCGCGACGATTTGGTAGAGAAAAAAGCCAAGTTGGAAGAAAGTGGTTACGAGTTTAAAGACTACAAAGGTATGATGCCTGATATGAAGAAAAACTCGTTGGTAATCGACGATGTAAACCACTGGGAAACTGAAAAGCTGATCGAGTTCTACAAGCCTGACCTTTTCTGTGCAGGTATTAAAGAAAAATATGTGGTACAAAAATACGGAGTGCCATTAAAACAGCTTCACTCTTACGACTACGGTGGTCCTTATGCTGCCTTTGGTGGTGCTATAAATTTCTACAAAGAAATGGAACGTATGCTGGCTACCGATATCTGGAAACTGGTTGATGCACCTTGGAAGAACGAGCCGGAGATTGTTGGAAGTGTAACCGTTGACGCATAAATAATAGGAGGAAATTATCATGTTATTACGACATACAACAAGCGAAGTAAAAGAAAGAAAAGCACTAACGGTTAACCCGGCAAAAACCTGCCAGCCTATTGGTGCCATGTACGCTGCTCTTGGAGTGCACGGTTGTTTGCCACACAGTCACGGTTCGCAAGGCTGTTGCTCATACCACCGAAGTACTTTAACCAGACACTATAAAGAGCCTGTAATGGCTGCAACAAGTTCGTTCACCGAAGGTTC comes from uncultured Draconibacterium sp. and encodes:
- the nifD gene encoding nitrogenase molybdenum-iron protein alpha chain is translated as MPNKIDYTNGLPDPSQLKEEILAKYPRKVAKKRSKGMVINDPAQSQEIGANIRTIPGIITQRGCTYAGCKGVVLGPTSDIINLVHGPIGCSFYAWLTRRNQTRPAEGEPNFMTYAFSTDMQDENIVFGGEAKLKDAIREAFEAFNPKSIGIFSTCPVGLIGDDVHAVAREMKEELGINIFGFSCEGYRGVSQSAGHHIANNGIFKHVVGNTDRERTGKFQVNLMGEYNIGGDAFEIERIFEECGITLLSTYSGNSTVESFAYSHTADLNMVMCHRSINYIAEMMEEKYGIPWVKVNFIGADSTAKSLRKIADYFGDKELSAKIEEVIAREQLKVKAVAEAVKPKVEGKLAMMFVGGSRAHHYQDLFNELGVRVVSAGYEFAHRDDYEGREVIPNIKIDADTRNIEDLVVSKDEENFRDDLVEKKAKLEESGYEFKDYKGMMPDMKKNSLVIDDVNHWETEKLIEFYKPDLFCAGIKEKYVVQKYGVPLKQLHSYDYGGPYAAFGGAINFYKEMERMLATDIWKLVDAPWKNEPEIVGSVTVDA